The DNA window CCTAAAATCTCACCCTACACTTTTGATTTGtctcaaagttctttttttttttttttaagcatttaagtttcggttttttgtctgtttttcaagagagaacatgtgagtgggggaggggcagacagagaggggagagaaccccaagcaggctccatgttgtcctcgcagagcctgacgcagggctccatctcacagaacgtgagatcatgacctgagccaagatcaagagtcggacacttaatcaactgagccacttaaCCCCCGTCTCAAAGTTCTTAAACTTGGTGCGTCCTCCTTGTGTTCCTACCCTTTTCAGTTACATCTCCCACTTTCCACTGGACCTGTATCTATATCTCATTTGTTGGGTTTTCTTAATCAGTCTTCCCCCTGTCCCTTCATTTCCTTGTCTGTCAACAGGTGGCCTCATTTCCCATTAAATCGAAGTGCCATCATTCAACATGAACTTCCCCAtcattgctcttttctttttgacagtATTTCTGGGTCTATATCCatcctttttttattccttcctctcATCGAGAAAAGCTGGTTGTTTTTTCAAAACTACCCTTCCACCTGTGTTTATAGTTAAACCTCTTCCTGCTTGCTTCTTGAGGTATCCTACCTCTTTTTACTGcctgcagtatttttctttttcctttacataGAAAATGCTTAAGTAGtgattggcatttttattttttatgtttttaatatgtatttatttttaagagacagacagtgcaagtgggggaggggcagagagggagggagacacagaatccaaagcaggctccaggctcccagctgtcaccccgatgtggggcttgaacccacaaaccatgaggtcatggcctgagccgaggtcagaggcttaactgactgagccacccaggcgcccctgtttttttttttaattttcaatttttatttatttgtttttaaagatttatttaagtaatctctacactgaatgtggggcttgaactcatgaccctgagatcaagagtcacctgctcttccaactgagccaatcaggtgccctgtgattgacatttttaaatgaactgtTCAATTATTTGAACTCTGGATTAGGCAGGCATAACCAAAGGAAGAGTTGAtaattcctttctcattattCCAGAGATTAAGGTTGACTTGCTCTTTTTCCagattttgaaatcttttttaatcAGACTAAGTGATTTCACTGTctatggatatgtgtgtgtgtttgctttcatTGAACCCACAGTAACCAAAGTATCTGTGGAGGATGATGGGTTGGTGCTGAATGTTGATGGAATAGGTGATCAGGAAGTCATCAAACCTGAAAATGGAGATCATCAAGATAGTACCCTCAAAGAGGATGTTCCAGAACACGGAAAGGATGCTGTCACGGAAGTTAAAGCAGAGCAGACTAACGAACCATGTACCAGCTCTAGTTCTGAGTCTGATCCCCAGGTAACATATGAAGTATAAGCCATCAAAGAACTAAAGCTTAAGCAAAATTACTTCTGTAAGCTCTGTAGCTTTGGATCTCAACTGTACCCTTTGCCCAAAGAAATTCCTTTATACAGTCTAAACTGTCAGAGTGTAAAAAACATACttcaaaacttaattttatttcagacCGCACTTAAGAATCAACATCTCAACACAGAATCACAGTCTGGCTGCAGACTTCAGGATCTTAATGCTAAGCAGTTGATAAAGAAAGACACTGCCACCTATTGGCCCCTGAACTGGCGTAGCAAGTTATGTACCTGCAAAGACTGTATGGTGAGTGACTGATCAAGGTCAATGTCACTGTGTTTTATGGACTGATGCCTAGAATAAgactttctgaaaaatatatttaggaaattGATGTTAGCTCTGTAgagaactttaaaatgtttcatattaaGCAAATTTATGAAATGCTCTTTGCAGTCTGAATGCTTGTGGGAGAAATTAAGAATCATGCAGtactttttattatcttcattttagtggaaaacataaatttttatctttttcatatcGTAGAATTTGCTTGGGAATAAAAATTACTTGAAAGTTCCAGTAAAtcagtagttttcattttttaattaaaaaaattttttttaaaggtttttaaataaagatcttTTAGACCATACAACACCTATTGGGAAGTTGGGAGATTACTAAAAGAGATTTGggcaaaaagaataaatcattcAAGCAATTCTGTACTAAAAGGCTCAGGTTTTTCTGgcaattaatgtaaaaaaaaaaaaattaaataaatttttagtgaTTCTCAGTTCTTGAGAATTGACTTTCTGAGAATGATATACATACGTTCTAATGggaaactggttttattttttgaagaaaatgtatGGCGAGCTAGATGTCCTGTTCCTGACAGATGAATATGACACAGTTCTGGCTTATGAAAACAAGGGCAAGGTTGACCAGGCAGCTGACAGGAGAGACCCTTTAATGGACACCCTTAACAGCATGGACAGAGTCCAGCAAGTGGAACTTATTTGTGGTAAATGCTGTTTGAACAAAAAGTCGTGAAGTTCATAAAGTTTCTTTCCCTGTTAAAATATGTGTAAGGAGGGCTACCGACACCTACAGTtttaatttaatacaaaaaaagcttaaaattGGAATTAGAGAATAGGCTTCAATTATGCTTATTATGCTTGCTGAATTGTAGCGTTGCTGGGTATTTAGCTGTGATTACCGCTGAATCAGAGTTAGGTGCTAGAATAATTACGTGCTTGAGAAACCTTAACATGCTGTTTTGATTCAGGGTAGGTGTATGAATATGGAATAATAGAAAATCAATTTCTTTGTCCATCGATTTAAATAGTTTTCGTGGAGCATCACGTGTCCTCTTTTTGAGCAAAGCATGTTATCTTTTGGATGGTTCTTGAGGTTGCTTTAGTGGTTCACAGGAAACCACCAGAGGAGAAAATATCCCTGAGCCCTTAATTGCAGGCTtttgcatttttccccccagCATGCCCAACTGATTTTAGTAATTTCCACCCTGACTACTCAGATGCCACCACCTCTGTGGCATTGATcgtttctgtcttttatttttaactatctgattaatttcttttgcctttattaGACTAAAAGCTTTTTGAGGATGGAGGCTGCATTTGAAGGATTTTTGTAGCCCTCAGGGTACCTCATACATAATAGGAACTGTTAAGTGAGTGAATCGGTTTTGAAGCTTATAAAGTTTGAGGAGTCCAAGATTATTTCCATTACTAGAATTCCAGAGAGATAggagacctttttaaaaaattcttagctAATATTTTTGGAATGGCAAGTTTTTTGagttctgtttgttcatttgttttaagaaGTAGGGTCCTCAATATCAAAATGAAAGAACTTGTGAGAAATTGGAAGCAAGTTTCCATGCAAGTTTCGCttagagaaaatttaaagtattaaCCTACTCAACTATCAGTGGAAAAGATGCACTTTGTTTCTAAACGCAAATGACTTGCCTAAAGTCTAtgtaccttttttgttgttttgatttagAATACAATGACTTGAAGACTGAACTTAAAGACTATCTCAAGAGATTTGCTGATGAAGGCACGGTATGTATGTTGCATTACAGAATTTTAATCATAGCTCTGTATGTTTTGAAtaaattgttcattttcttgGATGAAAAAATGACCATATGTCTTAACCTGGATCCTTAAGAGGTGACTGCGGGCAGAGCAGAGGGGAATCAGGAGCAGGTGGTGAAACAAGGACCTGGCCTCACTGGGAGTCCTTCCAGCCCTGGGCTCGAGGGGGTGAGAGGTGGAGCAGCCACACAGGGTCTGCAGAGTGTGCTTGTGGCTGAGGGGAAGGCCAGGACATTGGCAGAGGTCCTTGGAGGAGGAAGAACAAATGATCAGGCAGGGAAAAATTAATTCCAGGCCCCTTATTTTGGACTTTGGATTCTATAGTTTAGAATAAAAGAACTTCAGAATTTGAGACCAAAACATTTTTCTGGCTAGTAAGAGAGTCTGTCTACTTTTAAGGGTGacactgattctaaaatgtataatatttaaaatagtcttggggtgcctgtgtggctcagtcagttaagcatctgactttggctcaggtcatggtcccgcggttcatgggtttgagccccatgtcagtctctgtgctgacagctcagagcctggagcctgtttcggattctgtgtctccctctctctctgcccctccccagctcacactctctctctctctcaaaaaaaagagtaaacattaagaaaaaaatttttaaatagtcttcCAGATGAATTTATAAATACTTGCTCTTTACGATTCACATATTTGTGACAGAATTTTTTCATGAAATACTTTTCTGCCTTCCAAAGgcagatataaaacaaaatttaaattttcttggtCTAAGGCTGTCCTTATGGACAGTTGATGCTTTGTTCTGCTATGTCCAGACACAGAAATCAAGTTAGATGTGGGTGTGGTGGGTGCCAAGGAAGTATGctgagactttctttttctttttttctttttttccttccttccttccttccttccttccttccttccttccttccttccttccttccttccttccttccatcctccctccctccctccctcccttccttccttccttccttccttccttccttccttccttccttccttccttccttccttccttcctttctatgtttatgtatttattttgagagagggagagagagaaaatcccaagcagatgccacactgtcagcacagagcccgacgcagggctcgatatcataaccgtgagatcacgacctgaaccaaaaccaagagttaacCGActagacacccaggtgccccaagacttgtTTTCTTGGAAGGAGTCTCTGCCATGTTGCTTAAGGCCACTTTCTCCTTGCTCGTGAATGTGGGAAGAACTTGAAACTGCCTGGGTGGACAGGGTCACAGTGCTGCCTTTTTGCAGAATGAGTTGTAAAGTCAGAAGTTGAGTTTTCTCTTTAGtagatttctctcattttttagaGGATGTTCTTCACAGTCACTGTGAACATCCTCCTGCCTCTCAGCAGTTCTTAAACTACAGTTATTCCTGTCCCTCTGTTACTGCagacttctgtttcttcttgctaGAACTAAGAATGTTCGTTCATAGGTGTAACTGTTTTTAACCTTGGCactgtttttttgtggttttttttaatgtttattcatttttgagagagagcacgagttggggggagagtgggaggggcggagagagggggacagagaatcccaagccggctctgagctaacagcagagagcctgatatggggttcaaactcatgaaccatgagatcgtgacctgagctaaagttggactctcaactgactaaaccacccaggcaccccttggcactattgtttttgttttttaatgtttatttattttagaaagagagagagtgtgagcaggggaggcgcagagagaaggagacacagaatctgaagcagactccaggctcccagctggtcagcacagagcccgacgtggggctcgaacccatgatctgtgagatcatgcatgacctgagccgaagtcagatgtttaacggactgagccaccaggtgccccttggcacttttgtttttaattaaagtatagtgttaaattagtttctggtgtacattAACCTCTGcattattgatggacatttgaagtCTTTCAAATGTGTCAAAGCATGTGTGTTCCTGACTCTAGGACCTCTGCTCTTGTGCTGTTTGTGGTCACAAGGCTCTTTATTGATTTGATTACACATAGTTAAAATCATGTAAAAGATATATTTCCAATCACATTTGAaacaagctatttttttaaaaagtttattcatttattctgagggagagagtgtgcaagcagggaagaggcagagagagagggagagagagaatcccaagcaggcttccttttcccagtgcagagcccaacacagggctcaatcccaaactgtgagatcctgatctgagctgaaatcaagagtccaacacttaactgagcctcccaggtgcccctgaaactagCAATTTTCTTCAGTCTTAACCTGGATCTTCAACTTAGGGATCTCTGTCATCACTAGGGCCGCTTTTTATCTGATATGATgagttaaaaagacagaaaaatatatttgtttattgttcCATGACATTACTAATTAGATCcttgtaaaaacaaataagaaccTTAAGTTGCAATAAGGTTAATCTACTTTGGTTGTATTTGTCCACATAAGATTATAAGTTCTAGATGTTCTTAGATAATGGACTGCCTTTTATGTTTGTGTCTGACTATAAAAAAGAacacttaggggcgcctaggtggctcagtcagttgagtgtcccacttcagctcaggtcatcgttctgcagttcatgagttcgagccccacatcgggctcactacTGTCGGCCTggggcccgctttggatcctctgtccccttctttcttccccgctcccccactcatgctctctctcaaaaataaatgttaaaaatgaataaaattaaaaaaccactTAGAAACTACAAATCTTCTGAAAGAAACcaataaaatgatttattacTGAACCCCAGTATTTATTCCTTAACATTCTACTCTGCATGTTGGCTGTGACCGTTTGAGGGTCTAGAAGCTAAAAATTGCACGCTCTGATTTGCGTGTTTTTAGGTCCCCTCTCCCAACATCCTTGcaggaaaaattctttttttgcctttcagTGTTTAGTGTTGGTGATCCGAAGTAGGGAGAGATCCTTCGAATTGGAATTTCCAAGTGTCCTATATATTAGCAATTCATAAGTGTGAGTTTCCACGCCATTTAGCAAATACATTAGAGCTTTGTGGTATCGCGAGTATCTCCAGTGTCTAGATCTTGACTTTGTTAGGGGTTCTGAGTCCTCACTTGTTGACCAGCTGTCTCAGCCTTGGTGCTTGTGAAATTGATGTATCAGTCTGTGCCGTTCTTCCATTTAGAGGATTAACGAGGGTCTTCCCCCAAGGAAGTTACTCGAGTTGACATTGCTGTTTGTGTAAGTTAGCGGCACTTACTCTTGGGGAGCGAGAGGGAGTGTTTCGCTTTATAGCCAAGTATTTAtcacctcctttccttttctctctctcactcttgctcacCTGCATTGACtgggcttctttctctttccctccctctccctgcccctcctgcattcTTTCAGAACAATAAGAATGTGTTAcctttgtaattaaaaagtaaatgaacaccTGTTTCCTGTGATAGACTGGAGGCAGCTATTGGGTCAGATCAGCTGGCGGAGCACTCCTGGGTGAGCCGGGGCTCCTGTCAGCTTTTCCCAATTTACTCTTTCGTCCATATTGTccctttgtcttattttcttatttctagtgttttattttgctaatatCTTGAACACCTTTGTATGATGCTCTAATCTTTTTCCAGTGAAACAGAAGACAAATTTCTCATTGCATAAAGTGGATATTCCATCTACTAAGAGTAGttgctactttattttttgccagttattctttttttttttttaacgtttatttatttttgagacagagagagacagagcatgaacgggggagggtcagagagagagggagacacagaatccgaaacaggctccaggctccgagcagccagcacagagcccgacacggggctcgaactcacggaccgcgagatcgtgacctgagccgaagtcagacgcccaaccgactgagccacccaggcgccccaaccagttATTCTTTTTATGTGGCAAACACCTCTAATTTTGGCCTCCTGAAGAGGAAAAGTGTTTTGGctcctttttttcattaaagaagaaaacacaaatctcAAAGCAAAACAGACTTTGTTTCCTGTGGGTACTCACATGGAGCTGAAGGATGTTCCCAAGAGACAGCTGTGGTCCTGGGCGAGGGCAGTGGGCTTGGGAGACCTTCAGGCACTTAGTTAAGAACTTactacgtggggcgcctgggtggctcagtcggttatgcttccagttgcggctcaggtcatgatctcacagctcatgagttcgagccccatgtcgggctccgtgctgacagctcagagcctgaagcctgcttcggattctgtgtctccctctctctctctctgtccctaccctactcatgatctgtctctctcaaaaataaataaaagtttaaaaaaaatttgggggcgcctgggtggctcgcttggttaagcgtctgacttcggctcaggtcatgatctcacagtttgtgagtgtgagccccacatcaggctctgtgctgacagctcagagcctgcttcagattctgtgtctccctctctctgctcctcccctgctcatacttcgtctccctctctttcaaaaataaataaacattaaaaaaaaaatttaaaaagaacttattatgtgccaggcagtgtttcACAGGCATTAAATCCAATCTGATCTCCCATCCTGTTAGATAGGTGCTGCTTTTATCTCATTTCGTGTGAGAAAAGCAACGTGAGTGATGGCATCCACTCTCGGCACTGTTCTGCCCTCCTGGCTGTATGGCTCTGGCCCAGCCCGTGTCTGTGCGCCTGGATGAATGAGCCCTCTATAGGATGGAGATATATGATTAGTTACACATTCaggtcattcttttttaaagtctacttatttatttggagagagaacataagcaggagagagacaaggagggagggggagagagagagagggagggagggagggagggagaatcccaagcaggttccatgctgtcagcacagagcctgatgcaggtcttgaactcacaaaacggtgagatcatgttgagccgaaatcaacagtgagatgcccaaccaactgagccacccaggcgcccctaagataaTTATTACCAGCAGTGTTGTTCAACCTGTTTGTGATTAGCATGCCTGGTTATTGCCGCCCTGTAACGCATTTCCCTTTCCTGGTCTTTGCTGTTTCCTCCACAGGTGGTTAAGAGAGAGGACATCCAGCAGTTCTTTGAAGAATTTCAGtcaaaaaagaggaggagagtgGACGGGATGCAGTACTACTGCAGCTAGATTGGACGATGGCACCTGCTCAGCCAGGCCACCGCCAAGGCCACTTACTGTGCCCGGAATAAAAGAGGCGTTTCTCGCATCTGGTCCTGTTCCGGCCTCTCCTTGGAGAGGCCTCCCCTCTGGCCTTGAGCTTCCTTTCCTCCTTAACCACGGTCGCCACAGTGTGTATGCAGATTTCACAACCAGCGCCCTCTGACTCCGCTAAATGCAGCTCATTCCACAGACTGCCGGCCCGCCGCCCGACTACCAGATAACCCCCAGGTTATTCGCTTAGAAGTTTTAAGAAGTTCGATTTGGTTTTGAGACAGTaaactagtttgtttttttttttttttttttttcctaatgatttgTTCTTTAACTCCTGAACGTGTCTACTCTGCCACAGAGCTGTTGTCTCCCAGGACCCTCGCGGTGGGGGGCACGGCGGGAGTGTCCTTCCTGTCTGCCACAACCCCTCTAGGTCCCTCACCCCTCCGATCGTGGTGCCTTGGGTCAGTGCTTCCTCAGGCCCGGTCTGCCTCTTCTCCCACATCCCTGCTTTTGCAAGCGTGGTCACGGCTTAGAGGGTGTCTCAAAACTCGCCTCCTCTGGGCCCGACCTCCGGCGGAGTCAGGGCTGATGGTTTTCTGGGCTGGACGTCTGTCACGGGCGGGGAGATTGGCCGATGGCAGGACCGAGGAAGCCAACCTCTGTTATGATTTTTACTAATAAAGTGAAAACTTCATTCACAATTCCACTGGCACTAGATATTCGAATTTCAGTACTGTAGTGCTCAcagggcttcctggagaaaaTTCGCCAGTGTACTAGTCCCTCTGCTGCTGCCTAGAAAATAGACCGGGTACTACCCTGTGAAATCTTAGTGGTTTACAAAGTCCTCTGGATTTCTTTATCTTATCAGGGATATTCATAagcatatattaaaaacagacctaTTTTGATATTGTTCTGTTACGAAAATGTTATGAGAACCCCAGTAAATTATTAATTTCCCCCTTAAAtctgtgctgaaagaaaaaaaatactggtttaGTTTACTTCTagcgagcagggcagggagtgCCCTGTTTTGGAAGAGGCAGAGGGTATGTGAGAGACTCCAAACAAGGCCCCAGGCTGCATGAATGATGAgctttatgtaaataaatgttaatgtcCACGCCTGGTTCTCTGATGACCTTGAGACCCGCTTTTGAAGAACCTTGTGGAATGTTGTATTTTAAGGGGAAGTCCTTTCAGTTGGTATGAAGTCTCTTTACAGCCCTCAGTCTATGGGGAAAACACCTTTGATAAATGCAGAGTCCTCAGTTGCTGTCCCTCTGGAGCAACACGGTCTCTCCGGACAGTAGAGGACCTGCTTCAAGGTATGTGACCCTAAGCGTCGGAGCCTTTGGGGCCACGAGTGTACGTTGATTTTCCTTCGTGTGTCCAGCAGTCGCATGTACCCGTCCTGGGGTGAGATGAACCCGGCCTACAGGACATCAGGGCCTCAAAGAAATGGTCCAACCGTGGTTTTCTGCATCAAGCCTCCTAAGTACAGATCCCCGTGAAGAGTGCTGTGTGGAGCTAGAAGGCCTTCCGGCCACAGGAGGTGCTCGTGTGCCCTGAGCCGGCCTTGCAGAAGGGCTGGGTTGAAAAGCTCGGGGCATCTTT is part of the Neofelis nebulosa isolate mNeoNeb1 chromosome 7, mNeoNeb1.pri, whole genome shotgun sequence genome and encodes:
- the UBR7 gene encoding putative E3 ubiquitin-protein ligase UBR7, whose translation is MAGAEGSAGRQSELEPVVSLVDVLEEDEELENEACAVLGGSDSEKCSYSQGSVKRQALYACSTCTPEGEEPAGICLACSYECHGSHKLFELYTKRNFRCDCGNSKFKNLECKLFPDKAKINSGNKYNDNFFGLYCICKRPYPDPEDEIPDEMIQCVVCEDWFHGRHLGAIPPESGDFQEMVCPACMKRCPFLWAYAAQLAVTKVSVEDDGLVLNVDGIGDQEVIKPENGDHQDSTLKEDVPEHGKDAVTEVKAEQTNEPCTSSSSESDPQTALKNQHLNTESQSGCRLQDLNAKQLIKKDTATYWPLNWRSKLCTCKDCMKMYGELDVLFLTDEYDTVLAYENKGKVDQAADRRDPLMDTLNSMDRVQQVELICEYNDLKTELKDYLKRFADEGTVVKREDIQQFFEEFQSKKRRRVDGMQYYCS